A single window of Culicoides brevitarsis isolate CSIRO-B50_1 chromosome 3, AGI_CSIRO_Cbre_v1, whole genome shotgun sequence DNA harbors:
- the LOC134833540 gene encoding cytochrome P450 307a1-like, with amino-acid sequence MVFIMPVLILIIVCLMATSYIKLLYEYKRKVKLEKFVKANKMQQQETASSADQTTIQIYDQAPGPMPLPVIGNLAELGKYEVPFEGFTALAKKYGDAYSLFLGSTRCLVVNNLELIREVLNQNGRFFGGRPDFIRFHKLFGGDRNNSLALCDWSQLQQKRRNLARKHCSPRDASTYHQKMSEVGCMEVREMMAHLDATMVEGEEYNIKPLLMQTCSNMFSQYMCTTRYDYDDVDFQRMVRCFDEIFWEINQGYAVDFLPWLAPFYMLHMSKLVEWSSEIRKFILARIIDNREVNLDKDEPERDFTDALLKSLKEDETVTRDTIIFMLEDFLGGHSAIGNLVMLALGYIAKDPKIGKRIQQEIDEHLKNGENQISLNDIEKLSFTVATIYEVLRYSSSPIVPHVATEDCHVAGFGVTKGTIVFINNYELNTSEKYWDNPKTFNPERFLETVFDPKTNKEIQTVRKNIPHFLPFSIGKRTCIGQNLVRGFSFIMLANILQNYDVSSKNLDQIKVQPACVAVPPDTYKLVLTPRKFA; translated from the exons atggttttcaTAATGCCAGTGTTGATATTAATAATTGTGTGCTTGATGGCCACCAGTTACATCAAACTCCTGTACGAGTACAagagaaaagtaaaattggaaaaatttgtgaaagcGAATAAAATGCAGCAGCAAGAAACGGCATCTTCTGCGGATCAGACAACCATTCAAATTTACGACCAAGCTCCGGGTCCCATGCCGTTGCCCGTTATAGGAAATTTAGCAGAATTAGGAAAATATGAAGTGCCCTTTGAAGGATTTACAGCACTTGCGAAAAAATACGGCGATGCTTACAGTTTGTTCTTGGGATCCACGAGATGTTTAGTGGTTAACAATTTGGAACTGATTCGAGaagttttaaatcaaaatggaAGATTTTTCGGAGGACGACCTGATTTTATTCGGTTTCATAAGTTATTTGGAGGAGACCGGAATAATT CTCTCGCTCTCTGCGATTGGTCTCAACTGCAGCAAAAACGTCGAAATTTGGCGCGAAAACACTGCTCGCCGCGTGACGCCTCGACTTATCACCAAAAAATGAGCGAAGTTGGGTGCATGGAGGTGCGGGAAATGATGGCGCATCTCGACGCGACAATGGTCGAAGGCGAAGAATACAACATAAAACCACTTTTGATGCAAACTTGCTCGAATATGTTTTCGCAGTACATGTGCACGACGCGTTACGACTACGATGACGTCGATTTTCAGCGGATGGTGCGTTGTTTCGACGAGATTTTCTGGGAAATTAATCAGGGATATGCGGTAGATTTTTTGCCATGGCTCGCGCCTTTTTACATGCTTCACATGAGCAAACTCGTCGAATGGTCCTCGGAGATCCGGAAATTCATCTTGGCACGAATTATCGACAATCGCGAAGTGAATTTGGACAAAGACGAGCCGGAACGTGATTTTACGGATGCTTTGCTGAAAAGTTTGAAGGAAGACGAAACCGTGACTCGCGACACGATAATTTTCATGTTGGAAGATTTCCTTGGCGGACATTCGGCAATTGGGAATTTGGTCATGTTAGCACTCGGATACATCGCCAAAGACCCCAAAATTGGCAAACGGATCCAACAAGAGATCGATGAACATCTGAAAAATGgcgaaaatcaaatttccctgaatgacattgaaaaattgagttttaccGTGGCGACAATTTACGAAGTTTTGCGGTACTCCTCGTCGCCAATTGTGCCCCATGTGGCGACCGAAGACTGTCATGTCGCCGGTTTCGGTGTCACAAAAGGCACAATTgtctttattaataattacgaGTTGAACACGAGCGAAAAATATTGGGACAATCCAAAAACTTTCAATCCTGAGAGATTTTTAGAGACAGTTTTCGATCCAAAAACGAACAAAGAAATCCAAACAGTTCGTAAAAATATTCCGCATTTCCTGCCATTTAGCATCGGGAAACGCACTTGCATCGGACAAAATCTCGTACGTGGCTTCAGTTTCATCATGCTGGCAAATATTCTGCAAAATTATGACGTTTCGTCGAAGAATTTGGATCAAATTAAGGTACAGCCAGCTTGTGTTGCCGTTCCGCCAGATACGTACAAACTCGTCTTGACACCGAGAAAATTcgcctaa
- the LOC134834978 gene encoding CUE domain-containing protein 2-A, translating into MTNIERQHETIKNSFFQFINTHIPGADLRIVDEIVLSYVISILEEAAQDDCFEVEDFVEMMSAYFPKFNSISSNTVSSWIIQLNEQLAKCNTNTSGDSAAANLSLNSLSLVDMIPAKNLHGRRISESESQSAAAGAKRVQHISETSDGGSTDSSNCDLFSEECDILQEMFPESSYLEVKHCVTISNGDINKATQILLHRQETGESLHATKIQPQIKKQPVLGDTELKNQIINRYSYVDKVDNREYKPVVPKNEPKKLVRYRDNKVVSLKGERYTEVSKRGDGEDTELKKPKRQPVP; encoded by the exons ATGACGAATATTGAGCGCCAGCACGAAACTATCAAAAATAGTTTCTTCCAGTTCATCAATACTCACATCCCGGGTGCTGATTTGCGGATTGTGGACGAAATTGTGCTCTCCTACGTCATTTCCATCCTCGAGGAAGCTGCCCAAGATGACTGCTTTGAGGTTGAAG ATTTTGTCGAGATGATGTCAGCATATTTCCCGAAATTTAACTCGATTTCATCGAATACGGTGAGCTCTTGGATCATCCAGTTGAATGAGCAGTTGGCGAAATGTAACACGAATACTTCGGGGGACTCGGCTGCTGCTAATTTGTCGttaaa ctCCCTCAGCTTAGTCGACATGATTCCCGCCAAAAACCTCCACGGTCGTCGCATCTCCGAATCCGAATCTCAATCTGCCGCTGCCGGAGCCAAACGCGTTCAACACATTTCCGAAACGAGTGACGGCGGTTCCACAGACAGCTCCAATTGCGACTTGTTCTCCGAAGAATGCGACATTTTGCAGGAAATGTTTCCCGAGAGCTCCTATCTCGAAGTCAAGCATTGCGTCACCATCTCCAACGGCGACATCAACAAAGCCACACAAATTTTGTTGCATCGCCAAGAAACGGGCGAATCCTTGCATGCGACAAAAATCCAACCGCAAATCAAAAAACAGCCAGTTTTGGGCGACACCGAACTCAAAAACCAAATTATCAATCGTTACTCGTACGTCGACAAAGTGGACAATCGCGAATACAAGCCGGTCGTCCCGAAAAACGAGCCGAAAAAGTTGGTGCGATATCGCGATAACAAAGTTGTGTCGCTCAAGGGCGAACGGTACACGGAGGTGTCGAAACGCGGCGACGGCGAAGACACGGAGCTGAAAAAACCCAAGCGCCAACCAGTCCCGTAA
- the LOC134834283 gene encoding protein rolling stone-like, whose amino-acid sequence MPKRGCFKTCAAETSLDNCGFDHHSPDEFVKSQWQDCTKSNIFLLYRWAIAIFFISIVTYSLYAHINIYHHAIGYYFIYLTDIGIILCMLCTLLGAILATIWHFHLADQDMKTSEMPTIFKIYWITHNTSFILSLLITLMYWTVIHTPEKALDLTNFFTHLCNSVFMLIDFVVVAHPVRIMHVAWPLLALVIYGIFTLIYYLAGGVDPEGNPYIYEVIDWSRLDVVLPVMCVIVIFIVFLHTVVFWMYRLRVYIFNKYFTKKLVIAEGQSNLTFQSDSLDNVNVRT is encoded by the exons atgcctaAAAGAGGATGTTTTAAAACTTGTGCGGCGGAAACGTCTCTTGATAATTGTGGATTTGATCATCATTCGCCGGATGAATTTGTGAAGTCACAG tggcAAGATTGCACGAAAAGCAACATTTTCCTGCTCTACCGTTGGGCAATcgcaattttcttcatttccatCGTCACATATTCGCTTTATGCGCACATCAATATCTACCATCATGCGATcggatattattttatatatttaacgGACATTGGCATCATTCTATGCATGCTTTGTACGTTACTCGGAGCTATTTTAGCGACAATTTGGCATTTTCATCTAGCAG atcAAGACATGAAAACGTCCGAAATGccgacaattttcaaaatttactggATCACCCACAACACGAGCTTCATTTTGTCCCTTTTGATCACCTTGATGTACTGGACTGTCATTCACACGCCCGAAAAAGCGCTCGATTTGACGAATTTCTTCACGCATCTCTGCAACTCGGTGTTCATGCTGATCGATTTTGTCGTCGTTGCGCATCCCGTGCGAATTATGCACGTCGCTTGGCCCCTTCTTGCCCTCGTCATTTACGGGATTTTCACGCTGATTTATTATTTGGCAGGCGGCGTCGATCCGGAAGGCAATCCGTACATTTACGAGGTCATCGATTGGAGCCGTTTGGATGTCGTGCTGCCCGTGATGTGCGTCATTGTCATTTTTATCGTGTTTTTGCACACCGTCGTCTTTTGGATGTACCGCCTGCGAGtgtacatttttaacaaatatttcacGAAGAAACTCGTCATCGCCGAAGGGCAATCCAATTTAACATTCCAGTCAGACTCGTTGGACAATGTCAATGTTAGGACATGa